One stretch of Lysobacter sp. TY2-98 DNA includes these proteins:
- a CDS encoding zinc ribbon domain-containing protein YjdM has product MSDLPNCPACGSGLTYADGALYVCPECAHEWSQVAAEDERRVHRDAVGNVLADGDSVTIIKDLKVKGASSALKAGTKVRNIRLVDEDHDIDCKIDGFGAMKLKSEFVRKA; this is encoded by the coding sequence ATGAGCGACCTCCCGAACTGTCCTGCCTGCGGCTCCGGCCTCACCTATGCCGACGGCGCGCTGTACGTCTGCCCCGAGTGCGCGCACGAGTGGTCGCAGGTCGCTGCGGAGGACGAGCGCCGCGTGCATCGCGATGCGGTCGGCAACGTGCTCGCCGATGGTGATTCGGTCACCATCATCAAGGATCTGAAGGTCAAGGGCGCGAGCAGTGCGCTCAAGGCCGGCACGAAGGTGCGCAACATCCGCCTGGTCGACGAGGACCACGACATCGACTGCAAGATCGACGGCTTCGGCGCGATGAAGCTCAAATCGGAGTTTGTGCGCAAGGCCTGA
- a CDS encoding endonuclease/exonuclease/phosphatase family protein yields the protein MLSANIQAGSSTRGYHDYVARSWSHVLPMGDKRASLDAIARLAAEFDIVGLQESDPGSLRSGFTNQTHYLAQRAGFAYWSHQPNRRVGGVASSANGLLSRLEPTEVVVHSLPGRVKGRGVMLARFGKCETPLTIAVAHLSLGASSRLAQLGFIADLLADDPHAVLMGDFNCTIDTPEMEALFKRTRLQPPAHCVPTFPSWAPQRAIDHILVGSGLKAHDRAAMPAAFSDHLALSIELDVPEHCLQ from the coding sequence CTGCTGAGTGCGAACATCCAGGCCGGATCGAGCACGCGTGGCTATCACGACTACGTCGCCCGCAGCTGGTCACACGTGCTGCCGATGGGGGACAAGCGCGCCAGCCTCGATGCGATCGCGAGGCTGGCGGCGGAGTTCGACATCGTCGGCCTGCAGGAAAGCGACCCGGGCAGTCTGCGCTCGGGTTTCACCAACCAGACGCACTACCTCGCGCAACGCGCCGGCTTCGCCTACTGGAGCCACCAGCCGAACCGGCGCGTGGGCGGCGTGGCGTCCAGTGCGAACGGGCTGCTGAGCCGGCTCGAACCGACCGAAGTCGTCGTGCATTCGCTGCCGGGCCGGGTGAAGGGCCGCGGCGTGATGCTCGCGCGTTTCGGCAAATGCGAGACGCCGTTGACGATCGCGGTCGCGCACCTTTCGCTGGGTGCGTCGTCGCGACTCGCGCAGCTCGGCTTCATCGCCGATCTGCTCGCCGACGATCCGCACGCCGTGCTGATGGGCGATTTCAACTGCACGATCGACACGCCCGAGATGGAGGCGCTGTTCAAGCGCACGCGCCTGCAACCGCCAGCGCATTGCGTACCGACCTTCCCGAGCTGGGCGCCGCAGCGCGCGATCGACCACATCCTCGTCGGCAGCGGCCTGAAGGCGCACGATCGTGCGGCGATGCCCGCCGCGTTCTCCGATCACCTGGCGCTGTCGATCGAACTCGACGTGCCCGAGCATTGCCTGCAGTGA
- a CDS encoding thiol:disulfide interchange protein DsbA/DsbL, translating to MLTRSFPRLATLRYPLVLAVALMATACGKGTESTAPAASTPAASTAATPTDTAATPAAATAPAQTRQPGPIVPPQGPAPVLGTDYEEIPGGQPWQPEPGKVEVVEVFGYICPACAAFAPTVEPWHMKLPADVNFHYVAAPFGPEWIPYAKAYYASEQLGLVDKTHMALIDAIHVKKTLPGEGDPVNEQKIADFYGQYGANPKQFLDMMQSFAVSTKINQGRQFMQKSGVTGTPTIIIDGKYRITGGKSYQDVLRIADHLIAMERAAMAGTPAAAPAAAPAAPATGTGG from the coding sequence ATGTTGACCCGTTCGTTTCCGCGCTTGGCGACGCTGCGCTACCCGCTGGTGCTCGCTGTCGCGCTGATGGCCACCGCCTGCGGCAAGGGCACCGAATCCACGGCGCCCGCCGCGTCGACGCCAGCGGCTTCGACCGCTGCCACGCCGACCGACACGGCGGCCACGCCCGCCGCTGCGACGGCGCCCGCGCAGACCCGCCAGCCCGGTCCGATCGTGCCGCCGCAGGGCCCGGCGCCGGTGCTCGGCACCGATTACGAAGAGATTCCGGGCGGCCAGCCGTGGCAGCCGGAGCCGGGCAAGGTCGAGGTGGTCGAAGTGTTCGGCTACATCTGCCCGGCCTGCGCGGCGTTCGCGCCGACGGTCGAGCCGTGGCACATGAAGCTTCCGGCCGACGTGAACTTCCACTACGTCGCCGCGCCGTTCGGCCCCGAGTGGATTCCGTACGCGAAGGCCTACTACGCGTCGGAGCAGCTGGGCCTGGTCGATAAGACGCACATGGCGCTGATCGACGCGATCCACGTCAAGAAGACGCTGCCGGGTGAAGGCGATCCGGTGAATGAGCAGAAGATCGCTGACTTCTACGGCCAGTACGGCGCGAATCCGAAGCAGTTCCTCGACATGATGCAGAGCTTCGCGGTGTCGACGAAGATCAACCAGGGCCGCCAGTTCATGCAGAAGAGCGGCGTGACCGGCACGCCGACGATCATCATCGACGGCAAGTACCGCATTACCGGCGGCAAGAGCTACCAGGACGTGCTGCGCATCGCCGATCACCTGATCGCGATGGAGCGTGCGGCGATGGCGGGTACACCGGCTGCGGCGCCTGCCGCGGCACCGGCCGCGCCGGCGACCGGCACCGGCGGCTGA
- a CDS encoding thiol:disulfide interchange protein DsbA/DsbL translates to MIRRTTLVLVLGLLALTGCEKIEKPKPEATPAPKWLTVDLQEGRDYVVIKDGAPFEPEAGKIEVAEAFGYICPHCAHFEPLLEAWRAKQPADVKFVAVPAPFGGWWMPYAKAYYAAEELGLVDKTHAAVFNAIHVEHTLPGEPNIATDQQIASFYARYGADAADFAKRMESAPVTEKLKRAGSWLERAGVDGTPTLVVDGKYRVTGASPEDTLRIAEALVARERTAH, encoded by the coding sequence ATGATCCGTCGTACCACCCTCGTCCTCGTGCTCGGACTGCTCGCACTGACCGGTTGCGAGAAGATCGAAAAGCCGAAGCCTGAAGCCACGCCGGCGCCGAAGTGGCTGACCGTGGACCTGCAGGAAGGCCGCGACTACGTCGTCATCAAGGACGGTGCGCCGTTCGAACCCGAGGCCGGCAAGATCGAGGTGGCCGAGGCGTTCGGCTACATCTGCCCGCACTGCGCGCACTTCGAGCCGCTGCTCGAGGCCTGGCGCGCGAAGCAGCCAGCCGACGTCAAGTTCGTCGCCGTGCCTGCGCCGTTCGGTGGCTGGTGGATGCCGTACGCGAAGGCGTACTACGCCGCGGAAGAACTCGGTCTCGTCGACAAGACGCATGCCGCGGTGTTCAACGCGATCCATGTCGAGCACACGCTGCCGGGCGAGCCGAACATCGCGACCGATCAGCAGATCGCGTCCTTCTATGCGCGCTACGGCGCCGACGCTGCGGACTTCGCGAAGCGCATGGAAAGTGCGCCGGTGACCGAAAAGCTCAAGCGCGCCGGCAGCTGGCTCGAGCGCGCCGGCGTCGACGGTACGCCCACGCTCGTCGTCGACGGCAAGTACCGCGTCACCGGCGCGTCACCCGAAGACACGCTGCGCATCGCCGAAGCGCTGGTCGCACGCGAACGCACCGCGCACTGA
- a CDS encoding thiol:disulfide interchange protein DsbA/DsbL: MNLLLRLAAIALLALPITSIAATAPRTPVQGEDYEVIDDGAPYQSVKGTVEVAEVFGYPCSHCAHFEPTLEAWVKTLPKQARFVAVPADFRDAWIPFARAYFAAQSLGIAQRSHAAMYTALHDEQSLPMSDASPEEIATFYQRYGIAPARFIAAYNAATVDAQMKHAHDFIVRSEVDGTPTIIVAGRYKVTTNSREGQLATAMWLVKRELATPARR, from the coding sequence ATGAACCTGCTGCTCCGACTCGCTGCCATCGCGCTGCTCGCCCTGCCCATCACCTCGATCGCTGCTACCGCGCCGCGGACGCCCGTGCAGGGCGAGGACTACGAGGTCATCGACGACGGCGCGCCGTACCAGTCGGTGAAGGGCACCGTCGAAGTCGCCGAAGTGTTCGGCTATCCCTGCTCGCACTGCGCGCATTTCGAACCGACGCTCGAAGCCTGGGTGAAGACGCTGCCGAAGCAGGCGCGCTTCGTCGCCGTACCGGCGGATTTCCGCGACGCCTGGATTCCTTTCGCGCGCGCCTACTTCGCCGCGCAGTCGCTCGGCATCGCCCAGCGCTCGCACGCCGCGATGTACACCGCGCTGCACGACGAGCAGTCGCTGCCGATGAGCGATGCCTCGCCGGAAGAAATCGCGACCTTCTACCAACGCTACGGCATTGCGCCGGCGCGTTTCATCGCGGCCTACAACGCGGCGACGGTCGATGCGCAGATGAAGCACGCGCATGACTTCATCGTGCGCAGCGAGGTCGACGGCACGCCGACGATCATCGTCGCCGGTCGCTACAAGGTCACCACGAATTCGCGCGAGGGCCAGCTCGCGACTGCGATGTGGTTGGTGAAGCGCGAACTCGCGACGCCCGCGCGTCGATAA
- a CDS encoding cytochrome c4, producing MRHARVYGLVGLAALAVAAAAVAQTTVTPVPDKAPVQVAPLASETATWGDPKKGQQKAGACAACHGLDGNPSAPTYPRLAGMPERYVAKQLELFKTHQRTTGMAAVMYPIAEPLSAQDMRDLGAWFQTQKAGAGISDDTAVATGPNAGKKYYELGQTLFRGGDKARGIPACMACHGAAGQGNPGPAYPALAGQQADYAKRRLEEYRAGTAPAATGAPATAPDKNFHIMATIASKLTDEEIGSLASYVQGLHNRANDAGAKVSNAPVAAPAPAGAAPAAAPAATPAQPAAPAAATPTQG from the coding sequence CCGCTGCCGTCGCCCAGACCACGGTGACCCCGGTCCCGGACAAGGCGCCCGTGCAGGTCGCGCCGCTCGCGTCCGAGACCGCCACCTGGGGCGATCCGAAGAAGGGCCAGCAGAAGGCCGGCGCCTGCGCCGCCTGCCACGGTCTCGACGGCAACCCGAGCGCGCCGACCTACCCGCGCCTGGCCGGCATGCCGGAGCGCTACGTCGCCAAGCAGCTCGAGCTGTTCAAGACCCACCAGCGCACGACGGGCATGGCGGCGGTGATGTATCCGATCGCCGAGCCGCTGTCGGCGCAGGACATGCGCGACCTCGGCGCGTGGTTCCAGACGCAGAAGGCGGGCGCCGGCATCTCCGACGACACCGCCGTCGCCACCGGCCCGAACGCGGGCAAGAAGTACTACGAGCTCGGGCAGACGCTGTTCCGCGGCGGCGACAAGGCGCGCGGGATCCCGGCGTGCATGGCGTGCCACGGGGCCGCCGGCCAGGGCAATCCGGGCCCGGCCTACCCGGCGCTCGCCGGCCAGCAGGCCGACTACGCCAAGCGTCGCCTCGAGGAGTACCGCGCCGGCACCGCGCCGGCGGCTACGGGTGCGCCCGCCACGGCCCCGGACAAGAACTTCCACATCATGGCGACGATCGCCTCGAAGCTCACCGACGAGGAAATCGGCTCGCTGGCCAGCTACGTGCAGGGCCTGCACAACCGCGCGAACGACGCCGGCGCCAAGGTGTCGAACGCCCCGGTGGCGGCGCCCGCTCCGGCCGGAGCCGCCCCCGCCGCGGCTCCGGCGGCCACGCCGGCCCAGCCCGCGGCCCCGGCCGCAGCGACGCCGACGCAGGGCTGA